From the Clostridiales bacterium genome, one window contains:
- a CDS encoding ABC transporter permease subunit: MQFTHKTDTKTQVKIKSSENVSFMTYVMQNKWLYIFLAIGMIYLFIFNYLPMYGVVIAFQNFSPVKGFLKSEWVGLANFKYLFHSRDFIEVFKNSILISLYRIFWGFPAPIILALMLNEVKNLVFKRSIQTVVYLPHFISWVVLASMVVNFLAPSGGLVNNIIVALGGKPISFLTSTKWFRTVLVVTDIFKGVGWGTIVYLASMTSIDPGLYEAAIIDGATRMQRIKYITLPGISSTIVVLLVLRMGGILRNGFEQIFLLYSPLVYPVADVFETYTYRVGLLEGRFSYATAVGLFQSVVGFILIMLTNRISKIINGSSLW, encoded by the coding sequence GTGCAGTTTACTCACAAAACAGATACAAAGACCCAAGTTAAGATAAAGTCATCTGAAAATGTATCATTTATGACATATGTTATGCAGAATAAATGGTTATACATTTTTTTGGCAATAGGTATGATATATCTTTTTATATTTAATTATCTTCCAATGTATGGCGTTGTTATTGCTTTTCAAAACTTCAGCCCGGTTAAAGGTTTCCTCAAGAGCGAGTGGGTGGGGCTTGCCAATTTTAAATATTTATTTCATTCAAGAGATTTCATTGAAGTATTCAAAAATTCGATTCTGATAAGCCTATATAGGATTTTTTGGGGATTCCCCGCACCGATAATACTGGCACTTATGTTGAATGAAGTGAAAAATCTTGTTTTCAAGCGCTCAATACAAACAGTTGTTTATCTTCCCCATTTTATATCATGGGTTGTACTTGCCAGCATGGTGGTTAATTTTCTTGCACCATCAGGAGGTCTTGTAAATAACATAATAGTTGCGTTAGGGGGAAAGCCCATATCATTTTTGACCAGCACCAAGTGGTTTCGTACTGTCCTGGTGGTAACCGATATATTCAAGGGAGTTGGGTGGGGTACGATTGTTTACCTGGCATCGATGACATCCATTGATCCCGGGCTGTATGAGGCTGCAATTATTGATGGTGCCACGAGAATGCAGAGAATAAAATATATTACATTGCCCGGCATATCATCGACGATAGTCGTACTCCTTGTTCTAAGGATGGGCGGTATCCTGAGGAACGGTTTTGAACAGATATTCCTGTTGTACAGTCCATTGGTTTATCCGGTAGCGGACGTATTTGAAACTTATACATACCGTGTCGGTCTTCTGGAAGGCAGATTCAGTTATGCCACTGCGGTGGGGCTGTTTCAGTCGGTGGTAGGATTTATACTGATAATGCTGACGAATAGAATATCTAAGATCATCAACGGCAGCAGTTTATGGTAG